ATGGCAACGTTTCAGTTCGCGGCTGCGGGCGCTCAACCGGCGTTAAAGCTCGTCTGGCATCAGGGCGACAGCAAACCGCCGGGCTGGGTGCCGGCCTGGGGCGGGCGCTCGTGCGTGTTCATCGGCGAAAAGGGCATGCTGCTCGGTAATGGCAAGCTGCTGCCCGAAGAGAAATTCAAGGACTTCCAAATGCCGCCCGAGACGCTGCCTCGCTCACCCGGTCATTGGGTCGAGTGGGTCAACTGCGCCAAGGGAAACGGACCCGTGCCGGGATCCAACTTCCAATATTCGGGTTGGACAACCGAATGCAATCACCTGGGCAACGTCGCTTATCGGACGGGAAAGAAAATCGAGTGGGATTATCAGAACCTGCGCGCGACGAACGCCGCGAATGCAGCCCCGTTCATCAAGCGGCCCGAGTATCGCAAGGGTTGGGACGATATCTTGAAGGCGTAGCGTTGGAATTTGTTGTCATTTTTTCCAAACGCGATTCCGCCAGTCGGTGGGCGACGTTCCTTCCCAGACTTGAAAGGCACGAAAGAACGAATTGGCGTCTTCAAAGCCCAGCAAGAAGGCGGCTTCGTTCAGTTCCACCGTGGGTTGTTTCAGATAATGCCGGGCAAGTTCACGTCGGGTCTCTTCAACGAGTTGTTGAAAGGTGATGCCTCCGTCAGTCAGGCGACGCTGAAGGGTGCGTGTGCTCATGCCAAGTTCTTGAGCGACATCTTGCAGCGTCGGCCGCTTTCCGGCCAATGAATGCCTGAGAGCGTCCTTCACCCGGTCGCTTACATTCACACTCGCGTTCCGGGCTTTGAGTTCGGAGTCCAACTGCGTTCCGATCATCGCCACCAATTCTTCATTATGAGTCACAAAGGAGCGGTCGAGATCACTGCTGCGAAATACCAGGGCGTCGCGGTCGGCCTTGAATCGCACACGGCAGCCAAAATGTCGTTCCAGCAATGTGCGATGCTTCGCGGGCCGGGTCAGCTCCAATCGCAGCGGCGCGATTTCGCCATCGGTGCCGCGCCGAGCAACACACAAGATCCATGAGAGCCCCAAATCAACCATGATGTCGGGTTGAGCTTCCCGGGCTTCGACGAAGAAGAATTCCACCGAGGCTTCCTGTGCTTTTCTGTGGACGCGAATTTCCTCCGGGCACGTCAGTTGTTTGTAACGAGCGAGCCGTTGTAAAGCATCGCCGAATGTCCGGCTGCAAACTCCGGCGATCGAAACCGGGTGGCTGCGCTCGAATCGTAATTCTGTGCCCAGCTTCAGCCCAAAACCGGGATCGGGACTCATTTCGGCAACGGTCCGCCAAAGCGCGAAGAGTTCGGCCGTCGTGACGTAGATTTTCTCTTGCTGGAAAAGACTGGCGGGCAGTCCGGCGCGTCGAAGCAATGTCGGTACGGCTATCTTCTCCACCGCGAATCGCTGCGCCCAAGCTTTGGTAATTCGGAATCGATCAGCCATCAATTTGATGGGTTAAAGTTAGCGTCCTCAAAAGCTAGGTTGATGGTTTTTCCTTCTGATTTCCTGTCGAGCTGGTCGGCGACTGATTTACCGCGCGCTTTGACAAAGGGCTTGATGGGTGTCACCTCAGTCCCGCCTTGAAAGCAGGGCCCCATCACTATGGTTAGTTTTTGGCCCGTGAATCGTCCAGACGTTGGTGCATTGAATGATGTCACCGGGACGCAGACTGTTTGTATGGCTCGTTGCATTGGGTTCTTGCGCTCCAATCCGACTTGAGACCAGCGACAGCAGGGCAACCGCGATCGTGAGTAGTTTTGGAATCATGGCGTTCTTACTTCGCCTTCACGTCGTAGAGAATAGTACGTCCAGGTCGCGGATATACATTTTGCCGGTGGCAATGAGGGGTGCGACCAGGAGTGAACTCGACTCGGGTTGGGCATCCGAAACTATGAGGAGAAGTTTTTTCATGGTTGGCCGACAGTTGGGGTTAGCGGCCAACCAGCTTCTGCAGGTGTTCGGGATAACGGGCTCCCTGAAACGTGATCTGATTGGAGGCGGCGTTGATTTCGCGCAGGTCCTCCGGTGTTAGTTTGACCGAGGCGGCTCCGAGGTTTTCGAGCAGGCGCGGCAGTTTCGTCGTCCCGGGAATCGGCACGATCCACGGCTTTTGGGCCAGCAACCAGGCGAGGGCGATCTGGGCAGGTGTTGCCTTCATCCGAGCGGCGATTGAATTGAGGAGATCGACCACGGCCTGGTTCGCCTTCCGGGCCTCGGGCGAGAAGCGGGGCACGACGTTCCGAAAATCCGTGGCGTCGAACTTGGTGTTTTCGTCAATCTTGCCCGTGAGGAACCCCTTGCCGAGCGGGCTGAAGGGCACGAAGCCGATTCCGAGTTCCTCGAGCGTCGGCATAATCTCCGCCTCTGGTTCCCGCCAAAACAGGGAGTATTCGCTCTGCAAGGCGGTGACCGGGTGGACCGCATTGGCGCGCCGGATGGTTTTCGCGCCAGCTTCCGAAAGGCCGAAATGCTTCACTTTGCCGGCTTGGATCAGTTCCTTCACCGCCCCGGCCACATCCTCGATGGGCACGTCCGGATCAACGCGGTGCTGATAGAAGAGGTCAATGACATCGGTTTTGAGCCGCTTTAGCGAGGCCTCCGCGACTTCCTTGATGTGGGCGGGCCGACTGTCGAGGCCGTCCATGCGCTCCCCATTCGGCCCAATTTTGAATCCAAACTTTGTGGCGATCTTCACCCGCTCGCGGAAAGGAGCGAGGGCTTCGCCCACAAGTTCCTCGTTCTTGAATGGACCGTAGATTTCCGCGGTGTCAAAGAAGGTGACGCCGTTTTCGACGGCGGATCGAATCACCGCGATCATCGCCTGCGTCTCTCCCGCCGGACCGTAGCCCGAGCTCATGCCCATACAGCCCAGCCCGATGGCCGAGACTTCCAAATTGCTCTTACCGAGTGTGCGCTTTTGCATATTTGATTTTCTTCTTTATCGCCCTTGTTGACCGACCTGTACGACGATCAACTTCTTTTGGTCGCGTATCAGCAGTTTGCCGTCTGACAGCCCTATGGGTGCCCAGTTGTTACCGGCTTCCATCAACTCGGCGCTGGCCAGCGGTTTGAATCCCGCCGGATCGGGTTCGATGAGATACAGCTTCTTGCTGCCGTCGGTGGCGAGGATCAGACCGTCGGCGAGGATTGCCCCGCCTTTGACGAACGCCGGATTCTGTCCGGTCTTCCACTTGACCTCGCCGCTCATGCTCATGCACACCAGCCCGTCCCTCCGTTCGTTGGTCGTGTACTGCGCATAGAAATGGTCCTTGTACAGGATCGGCGGTTGGGTATGAGACCCGAAGTCCGGGTTCTTAAACAACTCGGTAACCCCATAGGTCCCGTCGGCCTTCTTTGCCACCTGAATCATGGCGGACCCTGCGTTATACCCGCCGGCCAGGAGCATCCGTCCTTCGCCAGCGTCCACCGCGTGAGCGACCGGGATCCAGCAGTTGAAGTTGGTGTAGGTCCACAGGACTTTCCCGGTCAACGGGTCAATTCCGTTGACCCTTCCGCCGCTTGCGGCACGGCCAAATCCCTGTGCAGCGGTTATCATGACGAGTTGATCTTCCGCGCCGACTTTAACCAAGGAGGGCGTGACGTACGAAGTCCCGCTGTTGAGCGGAGATGACTGCGTGGTGGTGCCAGTGAGCGGAGCTGTTTTCCATTTGATATCACCGGTCGCTTTGTCGTACGCGACCACACCCGCTTGGGGCGCCTGAGAGGCCACGATCAGCAGGTTGCGGTAAATCAGCGGGTTCTGAACGATTCCCCATATTGGCAATTGGCCGCCCGCTGCGGGGGGCGCGAACGGGCTGGCGGGGACACCGCTGCCGCCGCCGAAATCCGTCCAGATGTTTTTATGCCAGACAGGCTTCTGGGTCGTCGTGCTGAAGCAGTACAGATCTCCGACCATACCCACGGTGTAACCACGGTCGCCATCCACGGTTGGGGTGGACCGGGATCCGGGAAACTCTACTTTGCCCGGACCGGCATAGGCGAAGGTCCAGAGTTCCTTGCCGTTGGAAAGATCGTAAACCCTTAACGTGTCGCCAACCTTGTCGTCGCGATCGAGGAGATAAACCTTGCCCGCGCTCACGGCGGGGCCACCGAAGCCGATGCCGAGCGGGGCAGTCCAGAGCACCTTTGGGCCGTCATTGGGCCAGGTTCGTAGTAGCCCTTTCTCGGTGGATTTACTATCGCGGCTCGGTCCATAGTATTGCGGCCAATCTGCGGAAAACCTTCAGGTCACAATAAGGGGCGCGAGGATCATCGTAATTAGCTTTGTTTCGGTCTTCATAGGGTTCCTGACTTATTTGTTGCTACTTTCCGGGCTCACTCCTAGGCGTGGTGAT
This DNA window, taken from Candidatus Angelobacter sp., encodes the following:
- a CDS encoding AraC family transcriptional regulator → MADRFRITKAWAQRFAVEKIAVPTLLRRAGLPASLFQQEKIYVTTAELFALWRTVAEMSPDPGFGLKLGTELRFERSHPVSIAGVCSRTFGDALQRLARYKQLTCPEEIRVHRKAQEASVEFFFVEAREAQPDIMVDLGLSWILCVARRGTDGEIAPLRLELTRPAKHRTLLERHFGCRVRFKADRDALVFRSSDLDRSFVTHNEELVAMIGTQLDSELKARNASVNVSDRVKDALRHSLAGKRPTLQDVAQELGMSTRTLQRRLTDGGITFQQLVEETRRELARHYLKQPTVELNEAAFLLGFEDANSFFRAFQVWEGTSPTDWRNRVWKK
- a CDS encoding aldo/keto reductase, yielding MQKRTLGKSNLEVSAIGLGCMGMSSGYGPAGETQAMIAVIRSAVENGVTFFDTAEIYGPFKNEELVGEALAPFRERVKIATKFGFKIGPNGERMDGLDSRPAHIKEVAEASLKRLKTDVIDLFYQHRVDPDVPIEDVAGAVKELIQAGKVKHFGLSEAGAKTIRRANAVHPVTALQSEYSLFWREPEAEIMPTLEELGIGFVPFSPLGKGFLTGKIDENTKFDATDFRNVVPRFSPEARKANQAVVDLLNSIAARMKATPAQIALAWLLAQKPWIVPIPGTTKLPRLLENLGAASVKLTPEDLREINAASNQITFQGARYPEHLQKLVGR
- a CDS encoding PQQ-binding-like beta-propeller repeat protein, encoding MLWTAPLGIGFGGPAVSAGKVYLLDRDDKVGDTLRVYDLSNGKELWTFAYAGPGKVEFPGSRSTPTVDGDRGYTVGMVGDLYCFSTTTQKPVWHKNIWTDFGGGSGVPASPFAPPAAGGQLPIWGIVQNPLIYRNLLIVASQAPQAGVVAYDKATGDIKWKTAPLTGTTTQSSPLNSGTSYVTPSLVKVGAEDQLVMITAAQGFGRAASGGRVNGIDPLTGKVLWTYTNFNCWIPVAHAVDAGEGRMLLAGGYNAGSAMIQVAKKADGTYGVTELFKNPDFGSHTQPPILYKDHFYAQYTTNERRDGLVCMSMSGEVKWKTGQNPAFVKGGAILADGLILATDGSKKLYLIEPDPAGFKPLASAELMEAGNNWAPIGLSDGKLLIRDQKKLIVVQVGQQGR